The following is a genomic window from Deltaproteobacteria bacterium.
CTCCATGGTGGACATTCCAGTGGAAAGTATGACGGGCCGTCCTGTTTTGTTGATTTTTTTTAAAAGACTGTCGTCGGTGAGGGCGGCGGAGCAGACCTTGTGGCAAACCGGGTCGAACTCCTCCATGAAGTCCACGGAGGGCTCATCCCAGCAAGAGGCGAACCAGGCTATATTTTTTGACTTGCAGTACCGATCGATCTCCTGATATTCCTCCTTCCCGAATTCGATTCGTTCGCGATACTCAAGGTAGGTCATCAAGCCCCAAGGGGTGTTACGGGTCACCTCCCTCTGATCGGGAGGAACGCAAAGGGAAGGCGTTCGTTTTTGGAATTTGACAGCGTTACATCCTGCCCGCACGGCCGTATCAATGAGTTTCTTGGCCATTTCGAGGTCGCCGTTATGATTGATTCCTATCTCAGCGATGATGAAGACCGGGTGATCAGGACCTACCTCATGCCGGCCGATTTGAAGGGTATTGACTTTTGGGTCGCTTTTGAGCAAGGGTCAGAAGTTCCTTTCATGCTTTGAGACCTTTGAAAAACGCCCCCTTTTGCCCAATTGCGGCGTCAGGCTCAAATTTCAATCCTCAAAATACTAAATGTATTCCTGCGGTTGAAATTTTCGCCTTCCTTGAACTTGTTTATCAGGCTGTTGAAAGACTGCTGCGCTCGCTATGTTTTTCAACAGCCTGTTAAGCCCTCGGGTGGAAAAGACCGATATTCTAGAGGTCTGAAAGCCGGATGATCCTGAAAGTATCCCCGGCGATCTCCTTTATCTGCTGATAGATTTCTTGCTGCTTACCGAAAGAGGTGATCACCAAAGCGTCGGCATCCAACTCTTTCAAAACCTCAGGGGCCTGGATTGTTAAACCGTTGAAGGCCCGGCCCTGTTTTTCGGGATCGCTGTCCACAACCGCCACCACCTTAATGCCTGTTCCCTTGGTGGCGGCATGAACGACTTCGGCTGTTTCAGCGGCCCCGAAGAGCCCGATGGTCTTGATCCCCTCATTTGCAAGGTTGTCAAGCCTCTCGCCGACTTCATGCTTGGCGGCGGTATAAAGGCGGATGATTTCGGCTGAATAGTCGAGGAGGAGGGAGATCAATTCCTTCCGGCCCCGTGGGGTGAGGTGGTAACTCTGGGTACGGTTCGTTTTGCCCGAAACTTTCAGCAGGCCCTCGGCTTGGAACTCCTTGACGTAGTTGTTTACCATTGAACTGCTGAGATGGGTAAGCTCACCGATCCGGTGCTGACTGATACGGGGGGAATCATGCACGGAGAGGAGGACCGAGAGGCGTCTGAATTTTTTGGTCGGAGTTAAAAACTGGGAATAAAACGGCTTGATCATTTCCTCTTCTCCGTACGGCGGACTTGTATAATCATTCACTGAATGGACAGTCAGCAATTGTTGTGCCAAAAGACGATAATTCCATCAATACAGATAGTTATGTCATATTTCCTACTTGGGGATTCTTACGTGGCAAGGAAAAAAGTGTCAATATTCCGGCATTTTCTTCCCAGGGTGTGGGAGTGTGCCCGGCAACGGAAGATATAACGAGTGGGCATCCGTAAACAGTTCCTTTCCCCAATCGTTGCTCCTGTCCGGCTTCCACGCATGCAGACAGTTCACAGGGGTGAATTTTCTAAATAGTGTCCATCCATAAATGCCCCTTTTCCCCAATCTCTGCGTCAGGCTCAGATTTTAATCCTCGAAATACTTCAATGTATTCCTGCGGTTAAAATCTTCGCCTTCCTTGACCTTGAACAAAATTGCCTATTTATAATAAATGAATGGTTTGTGTTATACAGTACCGCCGCTATAATGTAAAGGGCGATTGCCTGATGATGGGAATACCTGCCTGCCGCGTTTTCGCTCAAAACAGGCATGCCGATTGCAAAGAAAGATAGAATTTTTCGGAAATATCATTATAATGAGGTATACCGATTTCCTGAAGAACGGACTCCCTTAAAAGTGAACTGAGGGTCCTCTTTCCTCAAGCCTTGGGAAAGGGCGGCGACTTCAGTATTATGTCTTTAATGCCCCAATCTGGGAATGGGAGAAAACCCCTTGCCTTCGGGCGAAGACTTTAGTTCGATCATTTTTATAATTAGGGTTCAAGGATCCAAGGGGTCCAGGGTTCGAGTGAGAAATCGGGATTTAAGGAAAGATGATTTTCACTTGACCCCTCGACCCCTTGGCCCTTCGAACCCTTAAACCCTCAAACCATTCCGAACCAGAATGGTCGTTGACGTAGGAGGTCAAACTTTTGAGCCCATTTTATAAGAACCTTGCGCTTTGGCTGGTGATCATGCTGATGATGGTGATGCTGTTCCAGATCTTCAAGCAGCCGGAGGGTGGCAAGGTATCCGTTAGTTACAGTGAATTCCTCAACATGGTGGAAAACGATAATGTTCTCCAGGTCACCATCCAGGGTGATCATATTGCCGGAACCACGGTACAGGGAGGCGCTTTCAAGACCTATGTGCCGAAGGACCCCGAACTGATCGGGCTGCTCAGAAGCAAGAACGTAAAAATCAATGTCAAGCCGGAGGAGGATTCCTCCTGGTTCCAGGTGCTTCTCTCGTGGGTCCCCATGCTCTTGCTCATCGGAGTCTGGGTCTTTTTCATGCGTCAGATGCAGGTGGGGGGAGGCAAGGCCCTGTCCTTTGGAAAGAGCAGGGCGAGGCTCATGACGGATGCACATGAGAAGGTCACCTTTGACGACGTGGCCGGCATAGAAGAGGCGAAGGAGGAACTTCACGAAATCATCGAATTCCTCCGTGATCCTAAGAAGTTCACCCGTCTGGGCGGGCGAATTCCCAAGGGGGTCTTGCTGGTAGGCTCCCCAGGGACGGGAAAGACCCTTTTGGCCAGGGCCATAGCTGGTGAGGCCGGGGTTCCCTTTTTCAGTATCAGCGGATCCGATTTCGTAGAGATGTTCGTGGGTGTTGGGGCATCAAGGGTCAGGGACCTTTTTGTCCAGGGGAAAAAGAATGCCCCTTGTATCATTTTCATTGATGAGATTGACGCCGTGGGTCGCCACCGGGGAGCGGGGCTTGGCGGAGGGCATGATGAACGGGAGCAGACCCTGAATCAGCTACTGGTGGAGATGGACGGCTTTGAGTCCAATGAGGGGGTGATCCTGATCTCCGCCACAAACAGGCCGGACGTCCTGGATCCGGCCCTTCTGCGCCCGGGGCGCTTCGACCGGCAGGTCGTGGTTCCCGTTCCGGACGTCAAGGGCCGGGAAGGGATCCTCAGGGTCCACGTGAAGAAGACCATCCTTGGAGATGACGTAGATATCCGCACCCTTGCCAGGGGGACACCGGGCTTCACCGGTGCGGACCTCGAGAACATGGTGAACGAGGCGGCCCTCATGGCCGCCCGCCGCGGCAAGGACAGAGTCGAGATGGCCGATTTGGAGGACGCAAAGGACAAGGTCATGATGGGGGCGGAGCGGAAGAGCATGATTATCAGCGACGAAGAGAAGAAGGCCACCGCCTACCATGAGGCAGGGCATACCCTTGTGGCGAAATTGCTCCCGGGAGCCGATCCCATCCATAAGGTCACCATCATTCCCCGCGGCCGCGCCCTGGGCCTGACCCAGCAATTGCCCCTGGATGAGAGGCATACCTACCCCAAGGATTACCTCTTGAACAATATTTGCATACTGATGGGAGGCCGGGCCGCAGAGGAGATCGTGCTCAATGTCCAGACTACGGGGGCGGGGAACGATATCGAGCGGGCCTCGGACCTGGCCAGGAAGATGGTTTGTGAATACGGGATGAGTGAAAACCTGGGGCCCCTGACCTTCGGCAAGAAGGAAGAGCAAATCTTCCTGGGAAGAGAGATCTCTCAGCACAGGGATTACAGTGAACTGACCGCTCAGAAGATCGACGAGGAGGTCAAGAACATAGTCACAGGGGCTTATGAAAAAACATCCGGGCTGATCAAAGACAATATCGAAACATTGAATCGGATTGCCGAGGCCTTGCTTGAAAAGGAGACCCTTACCAGCAGCGACGTGGATGAGATCATCTCGCAAGGCTCGGTAAAGGAAGGAGAGGAATCGGAGGCAAAGGAAAGTTGAAAGACACTGAAGAGTACGGGCCGTGTCTGCAATGGGGAAGCCATCGCATGGACCTGGGGCGGAAGACCCATGTCATGGGCGTCTTGAACGTGACTCCCGACTCCTTTTCTGACGGGGGTCTTTTTTTTAACCGGGACAGGGCCATTGAACATGCCCTGGAAATGGTCCGGGACGGGGCCGACATCATCGATGTGGGGGGAGAATCAACGAGGCCATACGCTGAGGCGGTATCTCTTCAGGAGGAACTGGATCGGGTGGTTCCTGTCATCGAGCGGCTCCGCGAAGTGATCAATGTGCCCATCAGCATCGATACCTTCAAGGCCGAGGTG
Proteins encoded in this region:
- a CDS encoding winged helix-turn-helix transcriptional regulator; the protein is MIKPFYSQFLTPTKKFRRLSVLLSVHDSPRISQHRIGELTHLSSSMVNNYVKEFQAEGLLKVSGKTNRTQSYHLTPRGRKELISLLLDYSAEIIRLYTAAKHEVGERLDNLANEGIKTIGLFGAAETAEVVHAATKGTGIKVVAVVDSDPEKQGRAFNGLTIQAPEVLKELDADALVITSFGKQQEIYQQIKEIAGDTFRIIRLSDL
- the ftsH gene encoding ATP-dependent zinc metalloprotease FtsH, coding for MLMMVMLFQIFKQPEGGKVSVSYSEFLNMVENDNVLQVTIQGDHIAGTTVQGGAFKTYVPKDPELIGLLRSKNVKINVKPEEDSSWFQVLLSWVPMLLLIGVWVFFMRQMQVGGGKALSFGKSRARLMTDAHEKVTFDDVAGIEEAKEELHEIIEFLRDPKKFTRLGGRIPKGVLLVGSPGTGKTLLARAIAGEAGVPFFSISGSDFVEMFVGVGASRVRDLFVQGKKNAPCIIFIDEIDAVGRHRGAGLGGGHDEREQTLNQLLVEMDGFESNEGVILISATNRPDVLDPALLRPGRFDRQVVVPVPDVKGREGILRVHVKKTILGDDVDIRTLARGTPGFTGADLENMVNEAALMAARRGKDRVEMADLEDAKDKVMMGAERKSMIISDEEKKATAYHEAGHTLVAKLLPGADPIHKVTIIPRGRALGLTQQLPLDERHTYPKDYLLNNICILMGGRAAEEIVLNVQTTGAGNDIERASDLARKMVCEYGMSENLGPLTFGKKEEQIFLGREISQHRDYSELTAQKIDEEVKNIVTGAYEKTSGLIKDNIETLNRIAEALLEKETLTSSDVDEIISQGSVKEGEESEAKES
- a CDS encoding N-acetylneuraminate synthase family protein; amino-acid sequence: MLKSDPKVNTLQIGRHEVGPDHPVFIIAEIGINHNGDLEMAKKLIDTAVRAGCNAVKFQKRTPSLCVPPDQREVTRNTPWGLMTYLEYRERIEFGKEEYQEIDRYCKSKNIAWFASCWDEPSVDFMEEFDPVCHKVCSAALTDDSLLKKINKTGRPVILSTGMSTMEEIRHAVSLLDRDRLLIAHCTSTYACSIEELNLRTILSLKEEFGCPVGYSGHELGLIPSIAAVSLGACFVERHITLDRSFWGSDQSASLEPWDLERLVRDIREIEKALGDGVKRVFESEKIARTRLRRCR